Proteins from one Danaus plexippus chromosome 2, MEX_DaPlex, whole genome shotgun sequence genomic window:
- the LOC116779625 gene encoding peptidyl-prolyl cis-trans isomerase, rhodopsin-specific isozyme-like, with amino-acid sequence MHLVHVSILLLLFPVIHARQFRVTDQVYLDIIRDDKPVGRIVIGLFGDLAPKAVMNFKVLATKGIKGRSYKGTSFNRIIKRFMIQGGDVVSDDGTGSISIYGKTFKDENLETQHTDAGFVSMANKGKDTNGCQFIITTKPTPWLDNLHTVVGKVVEGQKIVHMLEQTPTDINDRPTVRVYIVDCGLLSTEPFYVSDEPYDLWGWIKVSAAPLSMSFSILAFFHWMIKKMEI; translated from the exons atgCACCTTGTACACGTTTCTATTCTATTGCTCTTGTTTCCTGTGATACAT GCTCGTCAATTCAGAGTCACGGATCAAGTTTATTTAGACATAATTCGTGATGACAAACCCGTTGGTCGAATAGTTATAGGACTTTTCGGCGATCTAGCTCCAAAAGCTGTTATGAATTTCAAAGTACTTGCAACAAAAGGAATTAAAGGAAGATCATATAAAGGAACAAGTTTTAATCGTATAATAAAACGCTTTATGATACAAG GAGGTGATGTTGTATCAGACGATGGAACAGGTTCAATAAGTATATACggtaaaacatttaaagatGAAAACTTAGAAACCCAACACACAGATGCTGGCTTTGTGTCAATGGCGAATAAAG GTAAGGATACAAATGGttgtcaatttataataacgacGAAACCAACACCTTGGCTTGATAACTTACATACGGTTGTCGGAAAA GTAGTGGAAGGTCAAAAGATAGTTCACATGTTAGAGCAGACTCCAACTGATATTAACGATCGGCCGACAGTGCGCGTGTACATCGTGGACTGCGGGCTGTTGTCCACTGAACCTTTTTATGTGTCTGATGAGCCCTATGA CCTTTGGGGTTGGATCAAGGTGTCAGCCGCACCGCTGTCAATGTCATTCTCCATATTGGCTTTCTTTCATTGGATGATAAAAAAGATGGAGATTTAA
- the LOC116779541 gene encoding LOW QUALITY PROTEIN: thioester-containing protein 1 allele S3-like (The sequence of the model RefSeq protein was modified relative to this genomic sequence to represent the inferred CDS: inserted 1 base in 1 codon), whose translation MRYNAAVFTVLAVLVAKNNIQCVSVLGPKVLRPYGNYKVSIAGGDKAHNLYVAIEGRKTTGEQFSQGRVVQVAPASSRLIELDIGDPGPGKYKLVARATSGPLFASSAPLVYEARSFCIFVQTDKGVYQPGDTINFRVIALDKYLLPLSGTVDVSVLDTKGSPVRQWASVNLDKGLFSNELLLADEPALGQWTIQAEVKGQKYSKHLMVADYVLPKFQMHMKVPKEVLFSEGRFNINVTARHFNGLPVKGELTISAYAVFFSGLLQPVFSSPARKVIEFNGQAEVLYDLKTDLDLAEDAARPLVVEAVIEEKNTLIRQNITTRILLLRRPYRLQVTAPERFKPRLPYIVQIQLVNSTGDTLPVSDDVVVERLWDDGAPVNKTTIKLNKGFGIYTYTPDVAHTNSTLNLVIKYKEVSERVVNVQRAXETGDQYMTLELLTRNMSIGDEMRGRATSTEPMDLVHYAVIGRGDILVAKTLELSPPRTSVDISVPVTSGMSPGCSLIAWSPRLTGSILAAALLVPQKDLMQHKVSVTSVSPGTSLRPNGLVEFRVLGEAGAQAGLLGGDQHAITNGLAGTNGLGNGLDLHTIEREVESFIGIKRSFFKNDDGIPILGIDLGGRNSTDVFSNAGMVLLTDGVVVSNSMKDETERHETGTRPPTAGPYAFSRVPTPPSPRQYLTETLSPLSTWMFTNITIGSDGVGTRQRWSPITPGEWSVGAFAIHPTLGLGLAAPRKFNTALPLSLTAELPASLQRGETIAVIVTLKSSLTVDTPVEVTFHNSDQYYEFEPLENNIDSTKKIELFRRISVTVPARGSVSTAFLVSARRVGDSPIIVEANGNGVSASLFRTIDVQDGYIEDVWSWAILDGRRGVARANITLEPAAGTKLGAVSLEATGDLLANAFRAIKAPPISAADPNYALRPLARACVLLDYLQATDQDDEITIVKEARSQAATGYQRLMAFRRPDGSFVQEIGEESKPDVWMTALSARWLSRSSRYVEVSPEAATSAARWLVAAQRSDGSWQPSASPDDPLGREALPLTAQALLALLETKASDPLYKNAMNKALDYLADKVSESLEAPTLALVGAALAAARHPRAALALKALETHAHSDRGTNLYWPRKLSKSELRNPWLKGNSLEASTAAWGLRAMLASSLIDESVPVARYLIQALGPRDHDPDVLDALALFAHMIRTTTKLRVSVNVTGFEEPRQFNIDSDNSLILQTQLVRNARNASAVTEGRGMAVVGLAARGSTNVTGAWPRYTLDPRVDQVSTRDRLQLSVCIGFVPAGNETESGLALLIVQLPSGYLADINTITELTSARHVVGARVLHGGSRVVSWVRPSVDERCATLGAPRALPVARQRPGYVTIVDLYDSSHRARVFYQAVPSTACDICRSWPSCERACGSAAEQRASPTTPAATRNPNSASVPIAQTVLCLALALLVSL comes from the exons ATGAGGTACAACGCCGCTGTTTTTACCGTCCTGGCAGTTTTAGTTgctaaaaacaatatacaatg cGTATCAGTATTAGGACCGAAGGTCTTAAGGCCGTATGGAAATTACAAAGTATCTATCGCTGGAGGTGACAAAGCGCATAATCTATATGTGGCTATAGAGGGCAGGAAGACAACTGGGGAACAGTTCTCACAGGGGCGAGTAGTGCAAGTGGCACCTGCTTCTTCTAGACTTATAGAACTCGAT ATCGGTGATCCAGGGCCtgggaaatataaattagttgcCCGGGCAACATCAGGTCCTCTTTTCGCATCTTCAGCCCCTCTCGTTTATGAAGCCAGAAGCTTCTGTATCTTCGTACAGACCGATAAAGGTGTATACCAACCAGGTGACACCATTAACTTCAGAGTAATCGCTTTGGACAA GTATCTGTTGCCTCTCTCTGGGACGGTGGATGTGAGTGTGTTGGATACCAAGGGCTCACCAGTGAGGCAATGGGCTTCCGTCAACCTCGATAAAGGATTGTTTTCTAATGAGCTTCTGTTAGCTGATGAACCCGCTTTAGGACAGTGGACTATACaa gcAGAGGTCAAGGGGCAGAAATATTCGAAACATCTGATGGTGGCAGATTATGTGCTACCTAAGTTCCAGATGCATATGAAAGTACCAAAAGAGGTTCTGTTTAGCGAAggaagatttaatattaatgttacagCCAG ACATTTTAATGGCCTACCTGTAAAAGGTGAATTAACAATATCCGCATACGCTGTGTTCTTCTCGGGACTACTTCAACCGGTATTTTCATCTCCCGCCCGTAAAGTCATTGAGTTTAACGGCCAAGCGGAAGTTTTGTATGACCTTAAAACAGACTTAGATCTGGCTGAAGATGCAGCCAGACCGTTAGTAGTTGAAGCTGtgatagaagaaaaaaatacactgaTACGACAGAATATTACCACTAGAATACTTCTTTTGCGAAGACCCTATAGACTTCAAGTTACTGCTCCTGAGAGGTTTAAACCTAGATTACCTTATATTGTCCAG ATACAATTAGTTAATTCTACTGGTGATACGTTACCTGTATCTGATGATGTAGTCGTTGAAAGACTTTGGGATGATGGTGCACCTGTTAACAAAACAACTATTAAACTTAACAAAGGTTTTGGAATTTACACCTACACTCCAGATGTTGCGCACACAAATTCTACTCTTAATTTAGTG ATCAAATACAAAGAAGTATCAGAAAGAGTAGTTAACGTCCAGAGAG TGGAGACTGGTGATCAATACATGACTCTGGAACTGTTAACACGAAATATGTCTATCGGTGATGAGATGCGTGGGAGAGCCACCTCCACGGAACCTATGGATCTGGTGCATTATGCGGTCATCGGAAGAGGGGACATTCTCGTTGCTAAGACATTAGAA TTAAGCCCCCCTCGTACCAGCGTGGATATCTCAGTACCGGTAACGAGTGGTATGTCTCCGGGCTGCTCGCTAATAGCTTGGAGCCCCCGATTAACAGGATCTATACTGGCTGCAGCTTTACTGGTTCCGCAAAAAGACTTAATGCAACATAAG GTGTCAGTAACATCAGTATCGCCAGGGACTTCACTACGTCCTAATGGCCTGGTGGAGTTTCGAGTGCTCGGTGAGGCGGGAGCTCAGGCGGGTCTACTTGGAGGAGATCAACACGCCATTACTAACGGACTCGCTGGAACCAATGGCCTGGGTAACGGGCTGGATTTACACACG ATCGAACGAGAAGTTGAAAGCTTCATAGGCATAAAACGATCATTTTTCAAAAATGATGACGGCATTCCAATTTTGGGAATAGACTTAGGTGGACGTAACTCTACCGATGTGTTTAGT AATGCTGGAATGGTTCTTCTGACAGATGGTGTTGTAGTATCAAACAGTATGAAGG ACGAAACAGAGAGACACGAGACAGGCACCCGCCCACCAACAGCAGGTCCTTACGCGTTCAGTAGAGTGCCAACGCCGCCATCGCCAAGACAATACTTGACTGAGACACTTTCACCACTTTCCACTTGGATGTTTACTAATATAACTATTGG TTCCGACGGCGTTGGTACACGACAGCGTTGGTCCCCAATAACTCCTGGTGAATGGTCGGTCGGAGCATTTGCGATTCATCCAACACTGGGTCTTGGTCTTGCGGCACCTCGCAAGTTTAACACTGCCCTTCCCCTGTCCCTCACAGCCGAACTTCCCGCAAGTCTTCAAAGAGGAGAAACAATAGCTGTGATTGTGACCTTAAAAAGTTCTCTTACAGTTGATACACCAGTAGAAGTGACATTCCACAACTCTGATCAGTACTATGAATTCGAACctctagaaaataatattgactcGACAAAAA AGATTGAATTGTTCCGTCGAATAAGCGTAACCGTGCCAGCTCGCGGGTCCGTCAGTACGGCGTTCCTCGTGAGCGCTCGTCGCGTCGGTGACTCACCCATCATTGTGGAAGCCAACGGCAATGGAGTCTCCGCTTCACTCTTCCGCACCATTGACGTTCAG GACGGATACATTGAAGATGTCTGGTCTTGGGCAATATTAGACGGTCGTCGAGGCGTTGCTCGCGCTAATATCACTCTTGAACCAGCAGCCGGGACTAAGCTCGGAGCAGTTTCTTTGGAAGCTACTGGGGACTTATTGGCAAATGCATTTAGGGCCATTAAAGCGCCGCCTATATCAGCCGCTGACCCTAATTATGCGCTAAGACCATTGGCGAGAGCTTGCGTATTGTTGGACTATTTGCaa GCCACAGATCAAGACGATGAAATCACTATAGTAAAAGAGGCTCGATCACAAGCAGCCACCGGCTACCAACGACTTATGGCATTCAGACGGCCAGACGGGTCGTTCGTTCAGGAAATTGGTGAAGAATCTAAACCAGATGTCTG GATGACAGCGTTATCAGCTCGATGGCTAAGCCGTTCCTCCCGCTATGTTGAAGTGTCTCCTGAAGCTGCAACATCCGCGGCACGCTGGCTGGTGGCAGCTCAAAGAAGTGACGGTAGCTGGCAACCTTCGGCATCACCTGACGACCCACTGGGTCGGGAAGCCTTGCCACTCACGGCCCAAGCTTTACTAGCACTATTAGAGACAAAG GCAAGCGACCCGTTGTATAAAAACGCTATGAATAAAGCTCTGGATTACCTAGCCGATAAAGTCTCTGAGTCACTCGAGGCACCGACACTGGCGTTAGTGGGAGCCGCTCTGGCCGCCGCAAGACATCCTCGTGCTGCGCTAGCTCTGAAAGCCCTGGAAACACATGCACACAGTGACAGAg gTACCAATCTCTACTGGCCtcgaaaattatcaaaatcagAGTTACGGAACCCCTGGCTGAAGGGTAATTCTCTTGAGGCTTCGACAGCAGCTTGGGGTCTACGCGCTATGTTGGCTTCCAGTCTGATAGATGAATCTGTACCTGTTGCGCGATACCTTATACAAGCACTAGGACCTAGAGACCACGACCCGGATGTG ttagATGCTTTGGCTTTGTTTGCGCACATGATTAGAACGACGACCAAACTGAGGGTATCTGTAAATGTCACCGGTTTCGAGGAACCGCGCCAGTTCAACATCGACAGCGACAATTCACTGATCTTACAAACACAACTG GTACGCAATGCTCGTAATGCGAGTGCAGTGACCGAGGGTCGGGGTATGGCCGTGGTGGGTCTAGCGGCTCGTGGCAGTACTAACGTGACGGGTGCCTGGCCTCGTTACACGCTCGACCCACGCGTGGATCAGGTCTCTACCAGAGACCGACTTCAGCTGTCTGTATGCATCGG atttGTTCCTGCTGGCAATGAAACAGAAAGCGGACTGGCTCTTCTAATTGTGCAATTACCGTCGGGATATTTGGCTGACATAAATACTATAACAGAGCTAacg TCGGCGCGTCATGTTGTGGGTGCTCGAGTGTTGCACGGTGGGTCGCGCGTGGTATCATGGGTGCGACCCTCAGTAGACGAGCGCTGCGCCACCCTCGGAGCTCCACGCGCTCTACCCGTCGCAAGACAGAGGCCTGGATATGTCACCATAGTGGATCTTTATGACTCTA GTCACCGAGCGCGTGTCTTCTACCAAGCTGTCCCAAGTACCGCGTGCGACATTTGTCGCTCGTGGCCCTCATGTGAACGCGCTTGTGGTTCCGCAGCGGAACAGCGCGCTTCCCCCACCACCCCCGCCGCCACACGCAACCCCAACAGTGCATCTGTCCCGATCGCACAAACTGTGCTCTGTCTCGCTCTAGCATTGTTAGTcagtttataa
- the LOC133319348 gene encoding uncharacterized protein LOC133319348: MDVSLMDFECFEQQFTDLISEFQTLSTTESHLRNAVRAEAVRAEAAEAARDAALRASAESQASAAAATAGAEQTARALAAVQDELVTIKMQYDLADRQRTLFEENCIELNNKLNQAETELEQLRPLQTSYKTLQQQFVDLQKRIQKATEDADNEARSLESELRRVSRCAGGGSEVRERARLAAAAHARDKRLAADEMRHTMRELQHMSKNITNEFYNLSQLFVAEIARLTTVIVELEGQLCKQEEIKANKDDVEDVISELKAALEAERNDTARLQKTLAKALSDNATLASELHNNDNDAQARITSPSNSPHSHDCPIDSFLAE, from the exons ATGGACGTATCTTTAATGGATTTTGAATGTTTCGAGCAACAATTTACAGACCTAATAAGTGAATTTCAAACTTTGTCA acaaCTGAGAGTCATTTACGTAATGCTGTTCGAGCTGAAGCTGTTCGGGCGGAAGCAGCTGAGGCAGCTAGGGATGCAGCATTGCGTGCCTCAGCCGAGTCCCAGGCCTCTGCTGCCGCAGCTACCGCTGGCGCTGAACAAACTGCTAGAGCCCTAGCCGCGGTTCAAGACGAACTGGTCACTATTAAAATGCAGTACGACCTTGCT GATCGACAACGCACACTTTTCGaagaaaattgtattgaaCTGAACAATAAGTTGAACCAAGCAGAGACCGAACTAGAACAATTGAGACCGTTGCAAACAAGTTACAAGACTTTACAGCAACAGTTCGTTGATTTACAGAAACGAATACAGAAAGCGACCGAGGACGCTGacaa TGAGGCTCGTTCACTGGAGAGCGAACTGCGTCGTGTGTCTCGTTGTGCCGGCGGCGGTTCCGAGGTCCGAGAACGAGCTCGTCTCGCCGCCGCTGCACACGCCAGAGACAAGAGACTGGCAGCGGACGAGATGAGACACACTATGAGGGAGTTACAACAC ATGTCCAAAAATATCACTAATGAGTTTTATAATCTGTCGCAATTGTTTGTAGCCGAAATAGCGCGCTTGACAACTGTTATAGTTGAACTGGAAGGTCAGTTGTGTAAGCAAGAAGAAATAAAAGCTAATAAGGATGATGTCGAAGATGTCATCTCAGAGTTAAAAGCTGCTTTGGAAGCTGAGAGAAATGATACAGCTCGTCTCCAGAAAACATTGGCTAAAGCCTTATCTGATAATGCAACTTTGGCATCAGAGCTCCACAATAATGACAACGATGCACAAGCAAGAATAACATCTCCGAGTAATAGTCCGCACAGCCATGATTGTCCTATAGATTCATTTCTAGCAgaataa
- the LOC116765282 gene encoding enhancer of yellow 2 transcription factor-like → MTVNNTIAHQRLTLTGDRERFKELLRRRLIECGWRDQVRMLCREIVKENDGNNVTFDTLVTRVTPRARALVPDTVKKELLQKIKTHLLTQKEQ, encoded by the exons atgacggtaaataatacaatagctCACCAAAGATTAACCTTAACAGGAGATCGTGaaag aTTTAAGGAACTTTTAAGACGTCGATTGATTGAGTGTGGATGGAGAGATCAAGTGAGAATGCTATGCCGGGAAatagtaaaagaaaatgatggaAACAATGTAACATTTGACACACTCGTGACGCGAGTTACTCCCAGAGCAAGAGCCCTTGTACCAGACACTGTTAAGAAGGAATTGCtacagaaaattaaaactcatCTATTAACTCAAAAAGAACAATAG